The nucleotide sequence CCTTTAGATCGGGCATCAGATAGTCAGCAATGATGACAGCCACATTGCACTGGTCCTGCACTAAATCTTTGACAAGTTCAACGGCTTCTACGCCCCCAACTGCGGTTTCTAGCTCATAGCTCTCCTCAAAGACTTCAGAAAGCTCTCGCCGCAGACTATCAAGAACGGCGGGTTCGTCATCAACGCACACGATCACAGGTTTTGACATGGATTACTGGGGAAGGGCCGATTGAATTGCTTGAATTAAGTCCTGCTCTTGCCAAGGCTTTGCTAGGCAGGTATGGAGGTTCGCTTGATCATGAGCTCGCTCAACCGCGTCGTGATCAGCTTGCCCTGTCAACATAATTTTAACCACGCCGGGGAAACGCTGATGGACGTCAATCAGGAGTTCGTCGCCTTTGGCTCCCGGCATTAGCCAATCAGACACGATCACTAATAGATCTGTCCCTTCGCCCTGGAGTTCTTCGATAATTTCTAGGGCTTCGCTGGCATTCTCTGCCGTTTCGTAGAGATAGGTATCATCGAAGGCTGTCTGGAGCTGTCGCAGTAGGCTATTGAGGATGATCGCTTCGTCATCAACGCAAAGAATCGCTAGTTTAGACATGATGGTTTCCGGGTTGAGGATTCATGGGTAAAGACACGATGAAGGTCGTCTGCGAGGGTATCGATTCAAAGGTGATGGTGCCTTGATGCTTATCGATGATCTTTTTGACAATATCGAGTCCCAGTCCGCTGCCTTCGCCAGGGGGCTTGGTTGTAAAGAAAGGCTCAAAAATGTTCGCTTGGACCTCTGGAGGGATGCCACTACCGCTGTCGGTGATTTTTACCTGTGCGCTGCCGCCGAGTTCCTGCAGGCTGACCTCCAATGTGCCTTTGTAGTCCATGGCCTGTAGGGCATTGTGAATCAGATTCGTCCACACTTGGTTGAGTTCATCGGCATAGCACTTTACGGGAGGGATGGCATCGAGGCTACGAATTACTGTGACGCCGTGCTTGATTTGGTTCTGGTAAAGGGTGAGGACGGCTTCAATGCCATCTGTAAGGTTGACCGTCATCATTTCGCCGCTGTGGTCGTAGCGGGCGTAGGTTTTGAGGGCAAACACGATCTTGGCGGCGCGATCGCTAGCGCTGTTGATGTCTCGGGCGCTCTCTTGCACCCGCGTAAATTGACGCGCCATTTTTAGAAGCGGTTCGCTACTCGGATTTGTCAGCAAGGGCAGTAGGGCATCGAGATCGCTGTAGATGTTCAGGTCAATAAGCAAGCTAGCCAGATCGCTGGCGTTTGCAATTTCATGGTGGCCCAGTTGCTTGGCTAGGTTTTTGCGTGCTTGACGACGCTCCCGCCCTGAGAGCTTGGTGGTTGACTGGAGCGATCGCTGGAGCAGGCTTTGAAACTGCTGCTCTTGTTCTGGGGAGAGGGTTCGAAAGAAGTGGGGGAGCGTTTGTAGGTTGTTGTGCAAGAAGTTATTGATGTACTGAATAGAGGAGCCAATGGCACCCAGGGGCGTATTAATCTCGTGGGCGATACCGGCAATAAGCTGTCCCAGAGCGGCCATCTTTTCGGACTGAACCAGTTCTTGTTGAGTGAGCTGTAGTTCTTTGACGGTTTGAGAAAGGGTTTGGGTACGCTCATCGACTTTTTGCTCTAGGTTGGCGTAGAGACGAGCGTTGTCAATTGCGATCGCAACCTGTCCCGACAGCAGCTGCAGTAGTTCTAATCGATCGGGGGTAAAAGCACTGGTGGTTAAATTATTTTCCAGATAGACCATCCCACTGAGCTGTCCCAGGTTGAGGAGTGGCATACACAAAATTGACTGGGTCTGTCGCTCTTTGATGTAGGGATCTTGAGTGAAATCACCGGCTTGACTGGCATGGGATAAAACCACGCTCTCCTGCGTGCGGTTGACGTAGTTCAATAGCGTCTGAGGAACTTGCCCCACTATCGGTGTGGACTGGAGGACGCTATAGGTCTCAGACTCGGTGTTGGCAGAGGCCTCAATCAGGAGACCGTCGCTGTTAAGAATGAGATAGCCAACCTGGGCACCGGCATTGCGCACCAGGATTTGAATGAGAGTCATCAACAATTTGTCGAGGACAATCTCCGTTGAGATGGCCTGAGATGCCTGCAGAACAGTGGCTAAATCTAGCGATTGGCTGGTACGAACGGTGTGAGTTGCTGTGGAAGAAGAAGAAGGTCCCGATGCCGTTGTGAAGACTGCCTTAGAAAGGTTAGGGTACTGCTGTTCTAGCTGCTCGACCTTTGCGGTTGCCCCCCACCGGAAGTAGCCATAGTAGGCATCTTTCAAATAGACCTGGGCAATCTTGTCTCGATTTTGCCGCTGGTAGAACTGAGCTGCAAGTTCATTCGCAAGCGCTTCTTCTTGAGGGTAGTCGTGGGCTTGGGCCGATGTGATCGCATGATCATAGGCCACCCCTGCCTCTGCTATTTGTCCTAAACAGCGATAGCGTTCTGCTTCGACTAGCTCATATTTATGCCGGTGGTTCTCTGGGGCATGTTCAGCCCACTGCTGCAGCTGTTGCTGGTTGGCATTGACCTGCTCTAGTGCCTGCTGCTGCTCCGATTCATAAAGGTGCTCAAAACGGGCCAGCCGAGTTAAAGAGTCATAGAAGTTCAGCACGGCAATGGTGTAGGCGGCGGTCATTCCATCGGCGTTGTTTTCTGCCAACTGTGTACAGCTTAAAGCGGTTTCGTAGTCCGCCAGTAAATAGCAGAGCATTGCTTTATGCGTGTAGAAGAAGGCCAGAGCCAGTTTGTTGTCGGCACTCTCCACCGTGACCTCGGCTTCCTGGAGAAATTCTCCGTTGAGTTTGCTTAGGTCAGAGGCTTGGCCTCTGAGGTTTGCGAGGGTCTGCTGATAAATCTTCAGGTATAGATGGCAGGCGGCTTGCTTTAGGGTTGCGATCGCAAAATTATAGGCAGCCATCCGAGTCGCTAACGCTTCTAGTTCTCGACCCGTGAGTAGACTGTGCATGGACTCCCAGCAGAGCGAGTAGCAGGCATATTCCACATCGCCTGTGTCCAAGCCGATTTGATAGCCGCTGTGAAGATCGGCAATCGTAGCGCTGAGCGGATCCTCCCAGTGACGCACAAACGCATTGAAGACAAACATTACCCGACTTTTCGCCTGCTTGGCCTCGAACTTATCCACCACCTGCAGCGCCAAGCGCCCAAACTGGTAGCCCGAAGCAATATCGCCCACCGCCCCGCACAGCGTGATGCCGTAGCAGTCATAGGCAAAAGCCGAAGCTGCTGTATTGCCATACTCTAACGAGAGTCGAATTTGGGTGAGGTTGCTGAGAATAAACCGTTCAAAAGCGGCCTGATAGCCAGAAGATAAAATGTCCGATAAAATCTGCATTGCCGCCAGCTTTTCAGGATCCGTCATCGCAGGCAAATCAATCAAACCTTCGATGGAGCGCTGATGCTGTAGAGCCTGAGTTCGCTGTAGCTCAAGCTGTAAATTTTCTGGCGTCGGTTCCGGGAACTGAATGCCTAGCTGCCCTAAAATTTCAAAACCAATATCGGTTGCTTCAAAATGTCGATTCTGAGACGAACAGGCCAGAATCTTCACCCGATAGACTTTGACTTTATCTAGAACACAGCGGGCCTTCTGCAGAATGATTGCCGTTAGCTGCTCTTGCTTTTCGTAGTCCTGATTCAGATAGGCCGCCTCACTGGCCGCCTCATAAAGCCCCAGGGCTAATTCATAGGTGTTTTGCCAGCCATCCGGTCCTAAAAGCGTCACCCCTGTTAGTAGATAGTTCATCGCAGCTTGGTAAGCGGTTGCCGACTTCGCCTTCTGACCCGCCTGAAAATTGAGCTGCGCTAACTGCTGTCGTTCAGCCGGTTCAGAGATCAGATCGAGTGCTTGATTGAGATGATCCACGACCTCAAAGATGCGGTCTGCCAGACCTTCTTGGGTCACGCCGTCTCTGAGCAGACGACCAATACGGAGATGAACCGGTGCTTTTTGTTCTGGGGTAATCAGGGCATAGGCAGCCTGCTGGATGCGGTCATGGCCGAAGCGAAAGCGTTCAATTGTTAAATCTGCTGTCAATTCAGACAGGGGAATCACTAAACCACACTGAATCGTCGGCTTGAGATCAGCAAAAACGGTTTTGAAAGACTTCTGTTGAATAATGGCAAGGGTCGCCAGATCAAACTGAGCGCCGACGCAGGCCGCCAGCCGCAGTCCTTCTTGGGTGGCGCTTGACAGCTTCTGGAGTTTGCCAATCAGCAGCTCAATGACGTTATCGGTCAAATCTTGGGCCTGAATCTGCTCCATGTCCCATTCCCAGAGGCGGGATGCTTCATTAAACTGCAGCAGTCTTTCACTGTGGAGACTCTTGAGAAATTCGTTGACGAAAAAGGGATTGCCTTCTGTTTTCTGAAGCACTAATTCCGCGAGGGGATCTAGTTCAGCCTGACTGTGCTGCAGTGTATCCGTGATTAGCTGACTGAGGTGCGTCAGCGATAGGGGGGCCAGGGTAATCGTATTGACTGTCACACTCTGGGTCTCAAAGTGGTTTAACAGGCTCATTAATGGATGCGCCGCACTGACTTCATTGTCACGGTAGGCACCGATCACAAGCAGCGATCGCATCTTACTATCGGTCATCATTCGCTGCATCAGCTTCAGGCTGGCAGAATCAGCCCACTGCAAATCGTCTAGGAACAGCACTAGCGGATGCTCGGGATCACAGAAAACCCGAATGAAACTTTGAAAAACCAGATTGAAGCGGTTTTGAGCCTCTGTTGGACCCAGCTCTGGTACCGGGGGCTGCTTTCCTGTAATCAGAGCTATTTCAGGGATCACATCAATGACCACCTGACCGTTTGGTCCCAAAGCTGCTAGCAAGCGCTGCCGCCACTGGGCTAGCTGGGTCTCGCTTTCCGTTAAAAGCTGTTTGGCAAGGCTGCGAAAGGCAGCAATCACTGCGGAGTAGGGCACATCCCGCTGAAACTGGTCATATTTACCGGCGATGAAGTAGCCGCGCTTCTCGGTAATGGGCTTATGGACCTCCGCCACTAGAGAAGACTTGCCAATCCCGGAATACCCTGCCACCAGCATTAATTCGCTGGTGCTGGTGGATTGGCTGATGCGCTCGAAAGCCGCCAGCAATATTGCTTTCTCGGCCTCTCGCCCATAGAGCTTTTGTGGAATCTGGAAGCGACCGGATAAATCTTGAGTGCCGAGGACGAAAGGTGCAATCTTACCTGTGCTGCGTAACTGCTCTCGGCAGTTTTCCAAATCAGCCTGGAGGCCCGCCGCGTTCTGATAGCGGTCCTCAGCCGTTTTAGCCATCAGCTTCAGCGTCAGATTAGACAAGACCTGCGGCACCGCAAGATTAATTTGATGCGGTGGCTTGGGTTGATGGGCAATATGACAGTGAACCAGTGCCAAAGCATCTTCGGTCGGGAATGGTAACTGCCCCGTCAGCAGCTCATAGAATGTAATGCCGAGAGAATAGAAGTCCGTTCGGTAGTCTAGGGAGCGATTCATCCGTCCGGTTTGCTCCGGTGACAGATAGGCCAGCGTGCCTTCTAATACCCGTGGGTTTTTGAGGGTGGGGTTCTCACGGCTCAACTGGGTTGAAATCCCAAAGTCGATGATTTTAAGCTGTCCTGAGGCTGGGTTGACAATGATATTGCTGGGATTAATATCTTTGTGAATGACGTTACGGCTGTGAATATGCCCCAGGATTTCGACAATCTTGAGAGCTAAATCTAGAAACTCCTCCAGCGGCACTGCCTGCCCTTGGAACCACTCTTTGAGGGATTGCCCTCCAATGTCTTCGAGCACCATCGCTAAAGTGCGCTGATAGGGTTCTAACCCATAAACCTGAACTGTACCTTCGATGTCAAGATTGCTCGTGATTTCATATTCTTGGCGATAGCGGGTCAGTTCGGCCGAGGTGGGATAGTCTTCTTTCAAGATTTTGATAATGACAGGCTGATCAGGGTCGCCTCGATGACCCCGATAGACTAATGAATTCGCGCTCTCATAAATGTGCTTAGTCAAATTACAGCCGACAACACCCGTCATTCATCTGTCCTTAAACGCCGAAAGAGTATCTGGCCTCAGCAAAGCTATGGATATTTGGCGTTGAGATCGCAGTCTTTTTGATCAGACTTAGCTAAACTCTCCGTGCAAATACTGAATTAGCAGGCCAGCTCTATAGTGGACGGCTGAAGCAGCAAACCTGACATCTAAGTCTACTTTTGTGATGTTGCCATGACGAAGTATTGAGCTGAATCTGTAAATTCTCTCAATTCGTTGGCGTTACGGCGATCAAGAGGGACTGAATAAACGGCATGCTGCCCGTCAGAAACGACAGTCTGTTAAACAAACAAGCGACCTTTACAACTGTTTGAATTCGGGGAACAGAGACAGGGGAAATTTTTCGATCAAGATTGCTCAGAGACTGGGAACACTGAGTTTGAGAAACGGCACCTCAACGATTTTGACGATTGTGAGATTCACAAGACCCTAGTTTTCGATCAAAGATGTGCCTCTGCTTTCTTCTGTTTCCCAACGTGAGTAACTGATACATGCCCTCATCTTTTACAGCCCTGAATACTGAGTCTCTGAATGTTGTTCAGCCACCTGTGCCGGCTCTAAAGAAAACAGAGGCTCATCCTGAGCCTGTCCCCCACGCTCTCAGGACTGCTCGCAAAAAATATAAGTACAACTACGCCCATATTGCGCCAGTCGCGATGGTAGACAAGCTGCCGCGCGAGGAGAGACCCAGTCTGGTCTGGTGGAGAAAGGTGATTCGGGTCATGCTCGAAATCTTTATCAACGCCATCGTTAGCAAGCGAGGTCATGTTGAAGAAGTACAGGCCCGTCACCATGTCGCCCACCTCGTCAGACAAACGGTGATCGATATCTTTCAGCAGGCAGATTTCAAAACGAAACTTCGGCTGGGTTGGCATCTGCTCAGAGCAGTTCCCCAACTCCTTTGGAAGGGATTCAGGTTGGGACTGCATGAGTGGGAAGATCTGGTTCTGAGTCTGATTTCAGAGGTCGAGAAAGATATTCTGCTGGCGCTCCACGGCGGCGTCAAGGCTCGCGTTGATCAAGACCGCCACTGTGTGACAGCCACGAGTCTGGAGGACTACAACAGGCAGTTTGCCACGATTGCACTACCTGCGATCGCAACTCATTTCCAAGAAGATGAATACTTCGCCTACCTACGGATAGCGGGTCCCAATCCTACGATGCTTGAGCAGGTCCGCGTTTTGTTTGGCGACATCCTCAGCCAAAAATTTCCGGTGACAAACGATCACTATCAAGCCGTCATGGGCACTGATGATTCCCTGGAGAAAGCTTTAGAAGAGAGCCGCCTCTACATTGCGGACTACGCCATTCTGGCAGGAGCTATCAATGGCACCTATCCTGGCACCCACCCCAAATATATTGAAGCGCCTCAGGCGCTATTTGCTGTCCCTCGGGGCGGTTCCGCATCACGAAACCTGCGGCCCATTGCGATTCAGTGTGGTCAGGTTTCGGGTACGAACGTACCAATTGTGACGCCCTCGACGAACGAATCCGAGCGATACGCTTGGGAAATGGCCAAGGCTGTGGTTCAGGTGGCCGATAGCAACTACCACGAAGCCATTGCCCACTTAGGTCGCACGCATCTGTTTATTGGCCCCTTTGCGATCGCAACCCATCGGCAACTTCTGCCGGAGCATCCCCTTAGTGTTCTACTGCGCCCGCACTTTGAGGGCATGCTCAACATCAATGATGGGGCTCAAAATCTGCTTATGGCTCCCCGAGGTGGCGTTGATAAGAATTTGGCGGCTACGATTGACTGCGCGCGCGCAGCGACTGTCGCTGGCTTGCAGAGCTACGGCTTCAATAGCGCCATGCTGCCCAAACGGCTTGAGCAGCGCGGTGTTGCCGATCTAGAGGCATTCCCGGTCTATCCTTACCGCGATGATGCCCTTTTACTGTGGGATGCCATCAAAGACTGGGTTGCGGCTTACCTCGGTCTTCATTACCAAGACGATACCGCAGTCCAGCAGGATCAGGCGCTCCAGAACTGGGCAGCAGAGCTGATTGCCTTTGATGGCGGTCGCGTCGTTGACTTCGGTGAAGACGGTGAGATTCGGACTCTCTCATACCTGATTGATGCGGTGACGTTAATCGTTTTTACTGCCAGCGCCCAACATGCTGCTGTCAACTTTCCGCAGGGAGATGTGATGACCTACGCTCCGGCGATGCCTCTGGCAGGATATGCTCCGGCTCATCCGCTCACCACCGCTAGCGAAGCAGATTATTTTGAGCAGCTTCCGCCGCTGCATCAGGCACAGGGACAGCTTGAGCTGACCTATCTGCTAGGACAGGTCTATCACACGGTACTGGGTCAGTATGACTTGGGCTGGTTTCGTGACGGGCAAGAGCAGAGCGCCCTCCAAGACTTTCAAGAGAGATTGGTGGAGATTGAAGATGCGATCGCAACCCGTAACCAAACCCGTCCCTATCCCTACTGCTATCTGCAGCCTTCCAAAATCCCCCAAAGCATCAATATTTAACCCCTAGTTCCCTACCCACCCCCAGAGGACAATTTTCATGGTCTTGGACCTTTCCACCTCCAGTCAAGCCCCCCGGCAATCGCTTCGCGCGCTAATCTGGAACCGTTTTCTGCAACCCCTACTGCAGAGAATATTCAGATGGCTGACCGCTTCTAAAGCCCAGCCCTTCGAAGATATCCCAGGGCCGACCCCGATCTTTCCGACTGGGAACGTTTTAGACTTTCAAAAAGATCCCACCTGGGAAGTCTTGGGTAACTACGCCCAACAATACGGAAACGTCGCTCGCTTCTGGATGCTGTTTCGACCCTGCCTAGCCGTTAACGATCCAAAGCTAATTCACCAAGTTCTTTCAGGGGTGGGGGAACAGTCACCGGAAGTCGCAGAAAGCCGCTGTCCCCTGCACAATAACCCAATCTACAAGTTCTATAAAAACCAGCCGCGCAAAGCGCTGCGGCCCATGCTGACCGACACCAATCCCTTTGAAGCTGCAGCTGCAGATGCTCACTGGAAAGATTTGAAGCAGAACCATCCTTTCAGCATGGATTACTTTGATGACTGGCTCGGGTCGCAGATCGAACCCCTCCATGCCTTCATAGAAACAAGAGCGACAGAACTGGTCGCAGCCTCTAACCAAGCGGGTGAATTATCGGCCTATGACGCCATTCAAAAGCTGACCTTTGACGGATTTTCGTTAGCAACCGTGGGGCAAGTTTTCCCGGACGAAGTTTTTGAGCAGTTTAACTCCATGTGCCAGACCGGTACGAGTCGGATGACGCGCTCGACCTTGGCAACATGGCTGATTCCAGAAAAGCCGTGGGATCGTACCTATCGCAAAGTAAGCAAAGCCTGGTTCAACCGCTTTGAACAGATCGTCAGCTTAGAAGAAGCGCCAGCCAACTCGCTGCTAGGCTGGGTGCTTCGCAAAGGCGGCACTAATTTTGAGGCCGAAAAGCTGCGTAATTTTTGTGCCGGTGTCTATCCCGGTGGAGCCGTCTCTACCCCCAGCGGTATTACGTCAGCGCTCCATCTTCTTCATCAGCACCCAGAAACTCTGGCCGCTCTCAAAGCAGAAGTCAAAGACTTCTTTGCTGGTCCCCTGACGTTAGAGCGACTGGAAGGCTGCACTCAGCTTGATCAGGTGATGCGTGAATCGCTACGGCTCTGGCCTGCCGTCCCGTTTTTCCTACGGACGGTTAATCAAGGTGGTGCCGAATTAGCAGGGCACTCCATTCCAGCAGGTACCCCCATTTTTATGAGTAACTGGTCGCTGCAGCGCCTTAGCGATCATTGGTCAGAGCCAGAGACTTTCAACCCAGCCCGATGGGATGCAGAGACCTGCCGTCAGAACGACTGGGGAAGTGACTACTTCTTTCCCTTTGGACGGGGCGATCGGGCCTGCATTGGTCAATATTTTGCACGTTATTTTATGAAGCTTGTGTTAGCGGTCTTAGTCTCAAAGTTTGGAGTGACCTTTGGTGATCAATCCCCTGAGCAAGAGTTCTTCTTCGGCGTCGCGGTTCCGCGCCAGTTGAAGGCACAATTTATTTACTCGAGCAAAGATTTGCCAAAATATTCTGGGGATTGAAGCTTTTGCAAGGTCTGATTCTTGTTATTGCCTAGTTGCTAAGATAAGGAGCATTGACAGTCGAAGTGCAGCAGACTTCATGAGTGGTCAGTTCTTCAAGCACCCGATCCTCAACTCGCCTTAGCTGTGCTGGCTGACGCTCATGATTAGGGAAAGGCCGGAGGGCTGAATGATGGCGATGGCAGCACCGAAAACGAAGACCTACACGGCTGAGGAATATCTAGAGCTGGAGATCACGTCTGAGGTTCGCAGCGAATTCCGGGATGGAGAGATTGTTGAGATGACGGGTGGCACCCCTGCACACAATGAAATTACACGGATGCTTATTTTCTTGCTGACAATGGCGCTGCGCAAGCAGCCATACAGCATTTTTGTCACCGATCAGCGTCTCTGGTTGCCGGACTGCAATCTCTATACTTACCCCGATGTGATGGTGATGCCCCGTCCGCCGAAGCTTCAGACTGGGCGAAAGGATACGGTGATGAATCCGATTTTTATAGCTGAGGTCTTATCAGAATCTACTCAGGGATATGACCGAGGTGATAAGTTCTCAGCCTATCGGACAGTTGCAACGTTTGAAGAGTATTTGCTAATTGATCAATATCAGCCACGGGTAGAGCATTACGCGCGGCAGGAGGCAAATAAATGGTTACTCACGGTTCATGATAGGCCGGAGGCTAGGGTGTCTTTGGTGTCTGTGCCGGTGGAGTTAGAGCTTGCTGAGCTATATGAGAACTTGGAGTTTGGTGAGTCGTTGGATAATGCCTGAAATGAGGGGGATGGTTTTGCATTAGCCCCCCGACAGCCTTTTTAAGAATGAGAGTCACGAACTGGAACCTGATGCTGAGCCAGATGCGTTTTTATTTCGGCGACGGTCAACTGTCCATAGTGGAGCAGTGAAGCCAGCAGTGCTGCTTCCGCTTTGCCCTCGGTCAACGCTTCACGAATATGATCGCAGGTGCCAGCCCCCCCCGAGGCCACCACTGGGATCTGCACCTGTTCAGCAATGGCGCGGGTTAGCTCTAAATCGTAGCCTGCCTGAGTTCCATCGGCATCCATACTGGTGACCAGTAGCTCGCCAGCCCCGCGCTGCTCCATCTCTTTGACCCATGAGATCGCATCTAGTCCCGTATTCTCCCGTCCACCGCGAATGTAGACATCCCAGCCGGGGTTCTCGGGGTCAGTGCGGCGACGGGCATCAATGGCGATCACAATACATTGGCGACCAAAACGCTCACTGGCTTGGGTGACAAACTCTGGGTTGCGAACCGCAAAAGAGTTGATGCTAACCTTATCGGCACCGGCCCTTAGTAACTTCCGAATTGTGTCCAGCGAGCCAATTCCACCGCCCACGGTCAGGGGAATAAAGACTTCCTCTGCCGTTCGATATACCACGTCATAGATGATGTCCCGATCTTCGTGGGTCGCCGTGATATCTAAAAAGACCAGCTCATCCGCGCCCGCCTCGTTGTAGACCTTCGCTAGCTCCACTGGATCGCCAGCATCTCGAAGGTTCACAAAATTGACGCCCTTCACCACTCGACCCGCCTTCACATCAAGGCAGGGTAGGATTCGCTTCGCCAGCATCAGGACTCCTTTTATCAGGTGCCTATCTACTCTACCGCTGTTTTCTATCGACCTGGCCGCTTATTGATTTGTTGTTTGACCGCTCTCAATAGGTGCTGTTTGTTCCTGGGTTTTGGACTGACTGAACTGCCAGAAACCCGCTGCTAGAATCGCTGCCACGATGCCCGCTCCTAGCACTACTTTCCAGCGACCTTGAGATGCTTGCGGCTGTGATTTGCTCTTCTTTGCTTGTCCCTGCGACTTCGATGCCTGGGCTTGAGGAACACTACGCTTAGAAAAAATAGTAGTCGCGTCTTCCTGCTCTGGCTCGATCGGATCTTCTAGCCAGACAGTTGCTTTCGGATCGGTTGTCCCCGCTTTAATGCTTTGGAATTCTGCTGATTCTAAGTACTGGGAT is from Acaryochloris thomasi RCC1774 and encodes:
- the hisF gene encoding imidazole glycerol phosphate synthase subunit HisF, whose product is MLAKRILPCLDVKAGRVVKGVNFVNLRDAGDPVELAKVYNEAGADELVFLDITATHEDRDIIYDVVYRTAEEVFIPLTVGGGIGSLDTIRKLLRAGADKVSINSFAVRNPEFVTQASERFGRQCIVIAIDARRRTDPENPGWDVYIRGGRENTGLDAISWVKEMEQRGAGELLVTSMDADGTQAGYDLELTRAIAEQVQIPVVASGGAGTCDHIREALTEGKAEAALLASLLHYGQLTVAEIKTHLAQHQVPVRDSHS